In Hevea brasiliensis isolate MT/VB/25A 57/8 unplaced genomic scaffold, ASM3005281v1 Scaf254, whole genome shotgun sequence, the sequence ATGGATTAAATTATAAGAAATTTTTTAAGTCAAGAATGAATATTTGTGAACAATGTGGATATCATTTGAAAATGAGTAGTTCAGATAGAATTGAACTTTTGATTGACCTAGGCACTTGGGATCCTATGGATGAAGACATGGTATCTCTGGATCCCATTGAATTTCATTCAGAAGAGGAACCTTATAAAGATCGTATTGATTCTTATCAAAGAAAGACAGGATTAACTGAGGCTGTTCAAACAGGCACAGGTCAACTAAACGGCATTCCCGTAGCAATTGGGGTTATGGATTTTCAGTTTATGGGGGGTAGTATGGGATCCGTAGTAGGTGAGAAAATCACTCGTTTGATCGAGTATGCTACCAATAAATTTTTACCTCTTATTTTAGTGTGTGCTTCCGGAGGAGCACGCATGCAAGAAGGAAGTTTGAGCTTGATGCAAATGGCTAAAATATCTTCTGCATTATATGATTATCAATCaaataaaaagttattttatgtatcaatCCTTACATCTCCTACGACTGGTGGGGTGACAGCTAGTTTTGGTATGTTGGGGGATATCATTATTGCTGAACCTAATGCCTATATTGCGTTTGCAGGTAAAAGAGTAATTGAACAAACATTGAATAAGACAGTACCTGAAGGTTCGCAATCGGCCGAATTTTTATTCCATAAGGGCTTATTTGATCTAATCGTACCGCGTAATCTTTTAAAAGGCGTTCTGAATGAGTTACTTCAGCTCCACGATTTCTTTCCTTTGAatcataaatcaagtagaaaCCTTAAGTTAAAAAGTTAAAAGTTAAACTTaattaaattagttaattaaatttaaattaatttaattcttttttttatgGCGAGCAGGTCTTTTTTTTTTATCGGAATCAAAGGAAAAATCTGAAGAATGGATTTTTTTCTGACATAAGAGTAAATTGTAGAACGAATCATGTaggtaacttttttttttttaccgatATTCTTGATTACTAATTAAGAAACTTCTATCAACAAGAAAAAAGAGTGAATTTTTTTTTCACGGAAAAAAAATTGGCAAGGTAAATAAAACGAATTTCATGTTCTTTTCTTACCTATGCATAGAAAATATAGAGTCTtgcatatttatatatatatatcccgggAATTTCCTTTTTTACTAAAAATTCCTATTGACGGATCGGATTATAAATTATAACGAATTTTGGAGGAATTTTTAAGCggaaaaactctttatttttattttattaatgtaaaataagaaaataaaagttataagacaagaaaaaaagataataaaagaAGAATAACAAATAAGTGGATTATCATATatatttcatgtagaaatatgaataagttatttagttagttctaCACTCGTTGcactttattttattatatatactcACTTAGATATACTTAGTATAATTATATAggaattataatgattataagatacctttctaataatattttagaaatataagtataataagaaaataataaaaaacaggTACAAATATTAAATCGAGGTACTCATTCTATGACAATTCTCAACAACTCCCCCTCCATTCTTGTGCCTTTAGTGGGCTTAGTATTTCCGGCAATTGCAATGGCTTCTTTATTTCTTTATATTCAAAAAAACAAGATTTTTTAGATCCAATTAGGTACGATGGGGGtagatttcattttttttttttttttcaagacttAGACTTGGATCATAATACAGATATCTATTTAGTATAATATGATATAACATACAGGCTGCTCCCTTCAAACATAAACGAAAATGAAAGGGTTCTTATGTAGGCGTAAATATTATATATGAGTAAGTGaactatttgaaaaaaaaaaaaaaaaaattgagactgCGGCGGATGCCTGAAATAAATGCAAAGCCAatgtttttatatattttttatatatgcgTAGATAGAGGATCATATGAGGGAGCTCCCCTTTATTTTAAATCTAACGAATTCGATGAATTCCTCCTAAAGATTCACATCAGAATAGTGCGAGTTGAGGAAAGTTACttcggaaaaaaaaagaaagtcaaATTCATTTGGGCTAGTCTCCCACTTCAAATAAAAAGCAACCGGATCTAGTATGAGTTGGCGATCAGAACGTATATGGATAGAACTTATAGCGGGGTCTCGAAAAACAAGTAATTTCTGCTGGGCCTTTATACTTTTTTTAGGTTCATTGGGATTTTTATTGGTTGGAATTTCCAGCTATCTTGGCAGAAATTTGATATCTTTATTTCCGTCTCAGCAAATAATTTTTTTCCCACAAGGGATCGTGATGTCTTTCTATGGGATCGCCGGTCTATTTATTAGTTCTTATTTGTGGTGCACAATTTTGTGGAATGTAGGTAGTGGTTATGATCGATTCGATAGAAAAGAAGGAATAGTGTGTATTTTTCGCTGGGGATTTCCGGGAAAAAATCGTCGCATCTTACTACGATTCCTTATGAAAGATATTCAGTCTATTAGAATAGAAGTTAAAGAGGGTATTTATGCTCGGCGTGTCCTTTATATGGAAATCAGAGGCCGGGGGGCTATTCCTTTGACTCGTACTGATGAGAATTTGACTCCACGAGAAATTGAGCAAAAAGTAGCGGAATTGGCCTATTTTTTGCGTGTACCAATTGAAGTATTTTGAAATGAGCTGAAGAATGAACATTTTCTTAGCAGGAGCGAAAAAATCCAAAAGTCCTCTTTTTTTTCTATAGCATAATTTAACTGAAATTTCTTTACAATATTGATGAACCAAAGAAGGCGTATATTATACATATATGGAACAATTAGAAAATAAAACTTTTTTATCTGCAAAATTTTTTATGCATATGTAAATTCACTAAATTCAGTAACAAAACAAGTAAGAAATCGAAAAAATAGACCCATCTCATAGAGCAAAACAAAGCGTTTTGGAATTtcggaataaaataaaatatagaataaagaaattctctttttattttcaaTATTTGAAATTGATGCGTTAGATTTAGATATGGATAGATCATATCTTGTAAATTATCTCTCCTTTCTTTTGTCAATCGACGtttctttttatcttttttttgtcCTCCTTAATGAAAATGAACAAAGGGCTGGACCACTTAGAATGATAACTTTTCTGTCTTATTTTGCTTTTGCCACTCATTTTTGATTATCACATCACAATATTCTTCCGAAACCTTTCTCAATTATTCCTGTGGAATATGGGCAAGTTGgccatttttttttttcgaaataTTTGTTTTGTTGATAGAACGGAATTCTTTCATCTTGAAATCCGAATTTGAGGCGGCTCTTTAGGACATTCATCGAAAAGAGGGAATTGCTTCGAATTTGATGAGATATCTAGaaacaatattttttttcttcatttgtgTACTCTTTTAGGCTATATTTTTTTTGTATTCTTTCAAAATTCAAGGACTAAACACTGACTCACAAATAAAAAACAGGGAATAGATTCATAAGTTCGAAGCCTTGTAATAGAACTTATGCTTGATAGAAATATTAGATCATATAGAATCAATAAATGAGGTGAGTTCCTTAAAAATTCACAGacgaaaaaatggaaaaaaaaacatTTATTCCCCTTCTATATCTTACATCTATAGTTTTTTTGCCCTGGTGGAtctcttttttatttaataaaagttTTGAATCTTGGGTTATTAATTGGTGTAATATTAGTAAATCCGAAACTTTTTTAAATGATATCCAAGAAAAAAGTATTCTAGAAAAATTCATAGAATTAGAGGAACTCGTTCGCTTAGACGAAATGATAAAGGAATACCCGGAAACACATCTACAAAAGTTTCGTATCGGAATCCACAAAGAAACGATCCAATTGATCAAGATGCACAATGAGGATCGTATCCATACGATTTTTCACTTCTCGACAAATATAATCTCTTTCGTTATTCTAAGGGGTTATTCTATTCTAAGTAATGAAAAACTTATTATTCTTAATTCTTGGGTTCAAGAATTCCTATATAATTTAAGCGACACAATAAAAGCTTTTTCCATTCTTTTATTAACCGATTTATGTATAGGATTCCATTCACCTCACGGTTGGGAACTAATGATCGGCTCCGTCTACAAAGATTTTGGATTTGCTCATAACGATCAAATTATATCTGGCCTTGTTTCCACTTTTCCAGTCATTCTCGATACCatttttaaatattggattttccgTTATTTAAATCGTGTATCTCCGTCACTTGTAGTGATTTATCATTCAATGAATGACTGAAAAATGATCCATGAATCCAATTAGAATCTTTGTTATTTTGTACATAAGTAAAACATTCAAAATCTTTCTTTATATATACATATTTCTTTTTTCTATACATCCAAGGGATTCTCTTCCTATATTTTCTATTTTAGTAAAAATATTTCAGTAAATAGCAGTATCGTGGATAGGGAACTATACTAGCGACCTACCTAATTTTATTGTAGAAATTTTCAGGATCAATGATTGGACCATGCAAACCAGAAAGACCTTTTCTTGGATAAAGGAAGAGATTACTCGTTCCATTTCCGTATCGCTCATGATATATATAATAACTTGGGCATCCATTTCAAATGCATATCCCATTTTTGCACAGCAGGGTTATGAAAATCCACGGGAAGCAACTGGTCGTATTGTATGTGCCAATTGTCATTTAGCTAATAAACCCGTGGATATTGAGGTTCCACAAGCGGTACTTCCAGATACTGTATTTGAAGCAGTTGTTCGAATTCCTTATAATATGCAACTGAAACAAGTTCTTGCTAATGGTAAAAAGGGGGCTTTGAATGTGGGGGCTGTTCTTATTTTACCTGAGGGGTTTGAATTAGCCCCTCCCGATCGTATTTCGCCAGAGATGAAAGAAAAGATGGGAAATCTGTCTTTTCAGAGTTATCGCCCCACTAAAAAAAATATTCTTGTGATAGGTCCTGTTCCTGGTCAGAAATATAGTGAAATTACCTTTCCTATTCTTTCTCCGGACCCCGCCGCTAAGAAAGATGTTCACTTTTTAAAATATCCCATATATGTAGGCGGAAACAGGGGAAGGGGTCAGATTTATCCCGACGGGAGCAAGAGCAACAATACGGTTTATAATGCTATAGCAGCAGGTATAGTAAGCAAAATCATACGAAAAGAAAAAGGGGGGTACGAAATAACCATAACGAATGCGTCAGAGGGACGTCAAGTGATTGATATTATACCTCCAGGACCAGAACTTCTTGTTTCAGAAGGCGAATCCATCAAACTTGATCAACCATTAACGAGTAATCCTAATGTGGGTGGATTTGGTCAGGGGGATGCAGAAATAGTACTTCAAGACCCATTACGTGTCCAAGGCCTTTTGTTCTTCTTGGCATCCGTTATTTTGGCACAAATCTTTTTGGTTCTTAAAAAGAAACAGTTTGAGAAGGTTCAATTGTCCGAAATGAATTTCTAGATCTGTAAATTCATCAACATGAAGTTCTTAAAAAGAACAAAAATTTTGTTGGTAATTATGTATGatcaaaaaaaattgtgaaaagcTCTTtgcttttttttatattttttttataccaGATTTTGAGAATTACTTGTACCGCATTTCTAGTTATAATCTGTATATTGGTAAGAAGACTATTTGATTTTATCCTCTCTGttcttttgtgtttttttttaatctaaaaaaatgGGAGCGGTGTGATTTTTTTACTATTGTCAGATTTAACTGTCATAGAGTGGATCAATAGCTTTTCTATTCTAATAGAATCCAATTTGACTAGATACTAAGCATAAAATAAGTAAGCGGAAAAGCAAAGGCTAAATTAAAGGGGAACAAAGGATTCTAGGAGGTATTATTTTATTCGTCTTCCTAGTCTTCGACACAAGAAAAGGAATTTTCCACATCCCTTTCTTgtgtcaaaataaaaataaaataataatgattCTTGATCCCATTCCTCAATACTATTCttagtttatattttttttttctaggttTATCATAACTTCCTTTTCAATTTTATACGTATAAATTCGATTTATTacgtataaaaaaaattttaagtagtggacaaacaaaaaaaaaaagaaaaggaaatttttTGAGCAAATAGAACTTCTTCGATGAACTTCTAAAAAAATTTCAACTTTGATGAGATACTAAAATAAATAGAGTAAGGTTCTATTAGTATAGAAAAATGGATATGATATGGGATCGAcagaaatatatataatatatattatgccATCTAGGAAAAAGAAATCGAGTAATTCCTCTTATAACTTTGATTTGAAAGTATCGATAGATACTGTCGAGGAACAAATGTTCTAAATCAATTAATGGAGTTACTTTTTCAAAAATACCATCCGAAAAAAGTGTAATAGAATTTTTGATATATTTGAAATATCAAAAATTTTTAGGCAATCTATTTTGTCACTTAATCTATTTTGTCACTTATACGAATAAAGTATTATGATTATTAAAAACTCAACGGGACCCCCTCGAATCAGACAGAGAAAAGAGGGGGTCCATTGAGTTCTTACGTTTTTATGTCTACAACTCAGTTCACCCGATTACTTACAGGGATGAACCCAATCCGGAATATGAACCATAAAAGAAAATGCCTATTAAACCGATCACAAGAATACCAGTTACAGTACCTACTATCCAAAGAGGAATTCTTCCAGTAGTATCGGCCATTTATCCCACTTCCCTCCACATTTAATCAAGTGGTCATGCTAGAGACATAAACAGTCATAGATAATTATGAGATGATATCCTTCCGATGGGATAAGAGAATTCctattcttatttattttattattctactattttcttttcttctattaaTTGAAgaaataattagaaaataaaacaGCAAGTACAAAAATGAGTAATAACCCCCAGTAGAGACTGGTACGATTCAATTCAACATTTTGTTCGTTCGGATTTGATTGTGTCATAGTTCTATAATTAATTGGGATTAGATTTATCGTTGGATGAACTGCATTGCTGATATTGACCCCAAAAAAGAAACGGTAGGTACAGCTAGTCCGTGAACAGCCAACCATCGTACTGTAAAAATTGGATAGGTTCGATCTATGGTCATTGGGCCTCCTAAAAAGATTTACTAAATTCATCGAGTTGTTCCAAAGGATCAAAACGGCCAGTTATTAATGGAATTCCTTGTCGGCTTTCGGTAAAATATTCATTTGGACGAGGGCTTCCAAATACATCGTAAGCTAAACCCGTGCTGACGAATAACCAACCTGCAATGAATAGGGAAGGTATAGTAATGCTATGAATGACCCAATATCGAATACTGGTAATAATATCAGCAAAAGAACGTTCTCCTGTGCTTCCAGACATACTGAGCTCCACATATTCTTGTACAATCAAAAGGGATCGATTCTGTAAAAGATGAGATCAGTAAATGAAATTTCACCGAAATTTCATCTTTGTGAGATCGTCAATATTGTACCAAGGGTTTATTTAAAGTATACCGAATCAGTATAGCTATCCTTCTTCTAACACAGCAACGCAACTTCAATCAGTATTGAAATGAAGTCCTAGATAATctctttcttcttttatttttcttgttgctGTAGAACTGTATAAGATCAGGTAAAATGCGAATTCGGTGGGTTGCAATAATAATTTATGAAGGAGATTATCATATTTCCGCAATTCAATTAGATGTGAAATCTAAAACTTTTGTGGTTATAGAAGAAGGGTTTTTTTTTGGAATCCCCCTTTTTCATTTTAAGGAATTGGTTAGTCATCCATTAACAAGTACCAGTAGTAGAGAATATTCGATGAAAGAAGTAGAACAACAAAAAAATAATTGGAATAATCAATATTCGCGATGCACGTATTCGTGTATTAGATCCAAAAGGTCTTTCTTGACACTTAACTACAAAGAAAAGAAGTTTTTTTTAATATGGAAAAAATGTAAAATctagaaaagaaaaagataattGGAATTACTAGTCTTAGAATCTATTTGTACAAAAACAAAAGAAAGATTTTATTTTTTCGAGTGATCTGATCATGCGATACTTTTTTTTCTTATTCGAGATATTGTGTGAATGAATCTACTAATAAATCTAATAAGagttaaattcaattttaaaatgaaaaatgacaCAAATTCGATacaaatatacaaataaatagtaaataaatattaaaaatcaattttaaaataaaCTAAAAGAAACTATCAAAATAGAAATGATTTTCCAATTTTATTTTGTAGTGATTTCCGTAGTAATTCAAAGAAAGTTTTTTGAATAAAGTTATACAACACAGTTTTTATTACttactattttatttatttatttatttacttcttatttattaatatttatattgataatatttaattattgtaatattttattgtaatattagttttctattttatttatcaaGAGTTGTCTAACAAATCTCTTGATTCGGAATCACGAGAGTATAAGTAGATATCATAGATGataaattgatttcttttttCTACCTGTATCACTCTATTTTATTAGTGCCGTCTATAATCTATAATGATAATgattgataaataaaaataaatcaaaaaaaaTTCTCAATTGAACTTATTCTTTCATTTGGTATTTTTGTTTATCCTCgtattttttatcttttaaaaaatttaacttaGGAAAATGCTTTTGCTTTACAAgcatatgtataaaaaaaaagtttatttagCTCCTTCATGCCTACTATAACTAGTTATTTCGGTTTTCTACTAGCGGCTTTAACTATAACCTCAGTTCTATTTATTGGTCTGAGCAAGATACGACTTATTTGAAATTAATTGAATGaacaatttataaaaagaaaaggaaatttttTGACAGTATTCCATCTATTTTCTAGTTCTTTACCGTGTAAATTTACAATTTTTGGTTATTGAAATTTATGGGCGATATGGATTAATATTTAAGGATAGATATtacctctctttttctctttttcaaataaattgaaatgattgaAGTTTTTCTATTTGGAATCGTCTTAGGTCTAATTCCTATTACTTTGGCCGGATTATTTGTAACTGCATATTTACAATACAGACGTGGTGATCAGTTGGACCTTTGATTAATTAACACCTTGTTTTTTTGACCTCCTCCTTTCTTTAATCCGCAGGAGGTCAAATTCAGatttctcttccattttttccgTATAAAATTTGACCTAACAAAACAAGAACAGAATCACGCTCTGTAGGATTTGAACCTACGACATTGGGTTTTGGAGACCCACGTTCTACCGAACTGAACTAAGAGCGCTTTCTTATCACAATCACAAAAAAGGAAACTGTAAGTAAAAAGATTCTTTTTTTAACTCCAATATATCTTGAATCCCTATACTATCATATATAAGTATaagataataaaaattaaagattagGTATGTCCAATTTTAATGGATCTCAATTGATCCCTCGTTATTGTTCAGAGACGAAGTAATAGGTAGGGATGACAGGATTTGAACCCGTGACATTTTGTACCCAAAACAAACGCGCTACCAAGCTGCGCTACATCCCTTTCAATTGGTTTACAATGTTATTGTAAAGAATACCCGTTTTGTTTTCCACATACTTATTTCATTTTCTCCATTGATATACATTGTCATTTTTTCTTTTTGGTCTCAtatcatatattatataataataaacttatattatataataataaaataataaacttACGTAAATTTCGCGAAAACTTGGAAAAATggacatattttctttttttaagtttAAGAAAAGGAAAATCTTATCTATCAAATTGTTGTACATTTTGATTTGAATTAGAGATTCCGCGTACAAAACAAATGTAAATGGCCTTTAATTACATATACATCTGATTAAATTACATATACATCTGATTATATGTATTATCATTATGTATTACAATAACAATAAACATTATTTATTACAATAACAATAAAGAAGGAGGATTTAAAATGcgagatctaaaaacatatttatCTGTAGCACCAGTAATAAGTACTCTATGGTTTGGGTCTTTAGCAGGTCTATTGATAGAGATCAATCGTTTTTTCCCAGATGCGTTGACATTCCCTTTTTTTTCATTCTAGTTATCAACGTGCGGGGGGGGGTGAAGAAGATTAGAGATACAATTAAATATCTGTGACTACTATCCCCTcctctttttttatttaattagaataagttataaaaaaaaaaaaaagaataaaagtgGATTCAACCTCAGCAAAACTCGGAACTCGGGGTCCCGGCTTCAAGTAAAGTaaattaacttcaattaaattaaGAATAAGAAAAAGGGAACGGAAATGTGGTTAGTAAAATAGTATTCTATAAGATGCTTAAATGAAATACTGTACTGTAATTCTAATCTAAACTTCTAATCTAAATATTGTTTAAAATCTTtgtattatttattattactatATTAGTTGCAATGAAATCTTTCATAATTTGATTTCGAATTAGCAACTTCTATTTTTGTCGTTCCTTTCTTTTTCACTTCGGATCGGAAAATAGAAGAATTGAGTGAATAAAAAATCCCAAGGAGGTTCATGGCCAAGGGTAAGGATATCCGAATAAGAGTTATTTTAGAATGTACCACTTGTGCTCGAAACAGTGTTAATAAGAAATCAACAGGTATTTCCAGATATATTACTCAAAAGAATCGACACAATACGCCTAGTCGATTGGAATTGAGAAAATTCTGTCGCTATTGTTACAAACATACAATTCACGGGGAGATAAAGAAATAGATGGAACCGATCGCTTGCGTGTCACCTTTACAAGGAAGATGAAAAATGACATAAATGacatattaatatataaataaaattaatatataaataaagtataaataaagaaattatataaattaataaagaaattatataaataaatgatatattaatttaatatttaatatataatatgttaatatatatattaaatttttatattcaatttctatttaatatatttaattaatatatttaatatatttaaattaaataaaaaatgaattatatatttatattgaaatataaaataaacaaGCAAAATCCTATTTCTTAATTCTAAATCATTTTTGATCTAATTGAACGAAATAGGATTTGCGAAATAAGGAATAAACAAACCATGGATAAATCCAAACGACTTTTTCTTAAGTCCAAGCGATCTTTTCGTAGGCGTTTGCCCCCGATCCAATCGGGGGATCAAATTGATTATAGAAATATGAGTTTAATTAGTCGATTTATTAGTGAACAAGGAAAAATATTATCTAGACGGGTGAATAGATTGAGTTTAAAACAACAACGATTAATTACTATTGCTATAAAACAAGCTCGTATTTTATCTTCGTTACCTTTTCTTAATAATGAAAAACAATTTGAAAAAAAGCGAGTTGGTCACTATAACTATTGATCTTagaactagaaaaaaaaaaaaaaacaggctTACTCCGCAATTGAATCAAAATTCCAATCCGAACTCAAACGTAGATTGATGTTTTGTTCAAAAAAAAAtccgaaaaaaaaaaattggattgTCGTgtcgtaataaaaaaaaaacgaaTTGGGGAAGAAGAAAGTttgtttattatttcttttcgaaaaaaaaaatgtttttgctCAGTTTGACTACTTTACTTGATCATATTATCATTATATTTTATCATACTAATTTCTATTCTACCTTCCCCGAAATCATTCTTCAGGAAATTCCATGTAAAACATTCCACGAATTCCTTTCAAtttccttatttttattttagaatGTCATTGGAAATCATATAAAGACAATTCCTATTTAATATAGCTATTTGTGCAAGTATTTTACGATTAAGAAGTAACTGTCTCTTGTACAGATTGTTTATTAATCTACTATAACTATAGGATACCATACTATCGCGAATTACTGCATTTATCCGAGTGACCCACAAACGACGAAAATTTCTTTTTTGCCTATCTCTATCCCGATGGGCCGAAACCAAAGCTCTTATTTTTTGTTGAATAATAGTTCGAGTAAGTCTTGAATGGGCCCCGCGAAAGCTTGATGCGAATAAACGAATTTTTGTTCTACGCCTCCGAGCTATATATCCTCGTCTAATTCTGGTCATTGAATAAACGAAATTTTGATGAATAACTAATTGATTTCCTTTCTTTCAGTTattcttttttttccccttttctaTAATAACAAAACGGATTCTTCCagtgtataaaataataattcCAACGGCTTTTGCTACTATAACCTTCCCAACCACGATTTTTTTTGTTTGAGGCATTTCACCTCGAAATAAGAAACTGTATTGATATTGGGTAtcgaataaaaatattataaataaaaataagtagtaaatagaaatagataaaaatgataaataaatagtGGGTTCCATCGTTTCTATGGTTACTTCTTAAACGGTGAGGTCTTCTCTATACACCGGAGCCCCCTCcttcatttaatcatttaatcAATGCTATTGTTAACGTGTACAGTTCACACTCTTTGGCGGCTCTACCCATGAATTATCCAGTAATAGGCCTTTCACAAGGAGATCTATCTATACAGTAACGGTATTTAATTATGAGGATTAGTTAATTAGTTGACCCTATTAGTCCGTTCTTGCAAGAGTAGGGGCATAAATTTTGGCCTTTTAATTTAAATAAGATTTCCCTGCTTAATGGATAATCATTTCCTACCAATGGGAAATTCTTTCTcgttttaaattgaaaattgagGTGATTGAATTTGCACCAATGAAACCATAAATTTGATACACAATAGACGAATATGATAAATCTTTTTTTTTAGATAATGAAGGGGATTCTTCCATTCTATTCTATTCATCCGTACTGAT encodes:
- the LOC131176830 gene encoding cytochrome f is translated as MSWRSERIWIELIAGSRKTSNFCWAFILFLGSLGFLLVGISSYLGRNLISLFPSQQIIFFPQGIVMSFYGIAGLFISSYLWCTILWNVGSGYDRFDRKEGIVCIFRWGFPGKNRRILLRFLMKDIQSIRIEVKEGIYARRVLYMEIRGRGAIPLTRTDENLTPREIEQKVAELAYFLRVPIEVMQTRKTFSWIKEEITRSISVSLMIYIITWASISNAYPIFAQQGYENPREATGRIVCANCHLANKPVDIEVPQAVLPDTVFEAVVRIPYNMQLKQVLANGKKGALNVGAVLILPEGFELAPPDRISPEMKEKMGNLSFQSYRPTKKNILVIGPVPGQKYSEITFPILSPDPAAKKDVHFLKYPIYVGGNRGRGQIYPDGSKSNNTVYNAIAAGIVSKIIRKEKGGYEITITNASEGRQVIDIIPPGPELLVSEGESIKLDQPLTSNPNVGGFGQGDAEIVLQDPLRVQGLLFFLASVILAQIFLVLKKKQFEKVQLSEMNF